The Rubricoccus marinus nucleotide sequence GTGCATGAACGTGCCCAGCTCCCCAGCAGCCGTCATGCGGTGCGCGGGGTCGCCCATCAAGTCGTCGCCGGGCTGCATGTAGTCGAAGACGCGCTCGTTGAGCACGAAAAACCCGCCGTTGATGCGGAGCCCGATCTCGGTCACGTGCTCGATTCCCAGCACGTTGCCGTCGGCGTCACTGCGGACGACGTGGCTGGTGTAGTTGGGCTGCACGCCCAAAAACGTGGCGGCGCGGCCGCTCGCCTTCGCGAAGTCGATCATCTCGCCCAGCGGCGCCGAGGTCACGCCGTCGGCGTAGTTGGCGAGAAACCACTCCTCCCCTTTCAGGAACGGGCGCACAGCTTGCAGCCGCTCGCCGACGTTGGACTTCATGCCGGTGTCCACGAACGTGATGCGCCAGTCGTGGATGTCGGATTGGAGCAGGTCCACCTTGCCGCCGGCCTCCATCACGAAGTCGTTGCTCACCGTCTCGTCGTAGTCCACGAAGTAGCGCTTGATGTGGTCGGCGCCGTGGCCCAGGCAGAGGATGAAGTCCTTATGCCCGTAGTGGGCGTAGTACTTCATCACGTGCCAGAGGATCGGTCGGTAGCCGATGCAGACCATCGGTTTGGGCAGCGGACCGGAGTGGTCGCGGATGCGCATGCCTTCACCGCCGCAGAAGAGGACGACTTTCATGAGTGCGTGGGTGTCGAGTCGGAAACGGGCGTCGGAGGGGCAGGCGTGCCTGGTGTGGGGGCGCCAGCGCCAGAGGCCGGGTGTTCGGCGCCAGGGGCCTCTGGCGCGATCGGGGACGGCGCGCCGGAGGTCCAGACCGTGCCGACTCTCTTTCTGAAAACGGGCTGGACCGGGCGGCCGACGAGGAAACCGTCAACGGAGCCGGCGTCGAGGGCTTGAGCGTAGGGCACGAGCGCTTCGGCCACGATCTCGACCGTGCGATCGATGGCGCTGTCGGTGTGGGCGGTGGAGACCACGAAGCTGGGCGCCAGAAGCCCGCGCCGGATGCACTCCTGGAGGAACAGCGTTCGGAACGGTTGGCTGCCTTCGCCCGCTCCATCGCGGGTGTAGAAGACGAGGTTGCAGTCGCGCCCGGCGGTCCCGAAGTGGCCCTGCAGCTTCATGTGGTCCACGACCTGAGCCACGCCTTCGCGCAGACGCGCGCCCTGGCGGTGAAGCTGGCCCGCCACGTCTTCGTCGCGGCAGATGCGGAGCGTCTCGATGGCCGCACCCAGCGCGACGGTCTCGGCGCCGTGCGTGGCGGAGAGCAGGAACACGCGGTCGCCAGAGGCCTGGAAGCCGCCCAGGTCCATGATCTCGGCGCGGCCGACAAGCGCCGAGGCGGAGAAGCCGTTGGCGAGCGCCTTGCCGAACGTCGCGAGGTCGGGCTGCACGTCGAACAGGCACCCGGCGCCTCTGGCGTGCCAGCGGAAGCCCGTGATCATCTCGTCGAGCACGAACACGGCGCCTTCGCGGGAACAGACCTCGCGAACCTCACGGAGGTACGCCGTCGGGTCCAATTCGTCGCGCGTGGCCTCCATGATCACGCAAGCGATCTGGCCAGGGTGCGCGTCGAAAAGCGCCTGGAGGGCGCTGGCGTCTCCATAGGGGAACGAGACCGTGAGGTCTTTCACGGCCTGCGGAATCCCCGCGTCCATGGGCGTGGTGCCGATAAACCAGTCGTCTTGCGAGAGGAACGGGTGCGCGTCACAGACCGCGACGAGGTCTCGGCCTGTGGCCGCTCGCGCGAGCTTAACCGCGGCGGTCGTCGCCGAGGATCCGTCCTTGCAGAACTTGACGCGCTCGGCACTCGGGATCAGGTCGGCCAGGATCTCCGCAGCCTCCAGTTCGATAGCGGCCGGGCGCGTAAAGTTGAGGCCGTCGTCCATCGCGCGGCGGGCCGCTTTATTGACGCGCGGCTCGGCGTGGCCCAGCGTGACGGCGCGCAGGCCCATGCCGTACTCGATGTACTCGTTGCCGTCCACGTCCCACACGCGGCAGCCCTCGCCTCTGGCGACCACGACCGGCATGTGCTCAGGCATCTGGTCGTCGCCTTTGGCATACGTGTGCGCGCCACCCGGGATGAGGGCGTGGGCGCGGACTTGATGCGCGCGCGAGCGGGTGTAGCGGCGGAGGTCAGGAGGCGTCATCGGCGCCAGAGGCGGGGTCGTGGGGAGCGGGCGCGAGAAGGTGCGCCGCTAGGAGCCGGTCGGCGGCTTCGCGGACGGCGGCGAACGGCAGGCCGCTCTTGGCGGTCACGTCCAGAAGGTCGTGGTAGCCGTCCGAGAG carries:
- a CDS encoding glutamate-1-semialdehyde 2,1-aminomutase, which gives rise to MTPPDLRRYTRSRAHQVRAHALIPGGAHTYAKGDDQMPEHMPVVVARGEGCRVWDVDGNEYIEYGMGLRAVTLGHAEPRVNKAARRAMDDGLNFTRPAAIELEAAEILADLIPSAERVKFCKDGSSATTAAVKLARAATGRDLVAVCDAHPFLSQDDWFIGTTPMDAGIPQAVKDLTVSFPYGDASALQALFDAHPGQIACVIMEATRDELDPTAYLREVREVCSREGAVFVLDEMITGFRWHARGAGCLFDVQPDLATFGKALANGFSASALVGRAEIMDLGGFQASGDRVFLLSATHGAETVALGAAIETLRICRDEDVAGQLHRQGARLREGVAQVVDHMKLQGHFGTAGRDCNLVFYTRDGAGEGSQPFRTLFLQECIRRGLLAPSFVVSTAHTDSAIDRTVEIVAEALVPYAQALDAGSVDGFLVGRPVQPVFRKRVGTVWTSGAPSPIAPEAPGAEHPASGAGAPTPGTPAPPTPVSDSTPTHS
- a CDS encoding sugar phosphate nucleotidyltransferase, yielding MKVVLFCGGEGMRIRDHSGPLPKPMVCIGYRPILWHVMKYYAHYGHKDFILCLGHGADHIKRYFVDYDETVSNDFVMEAGGKVDLLQSDIHDWRITFVDTGMKSNVGERLQAVRPFLKGEEWFLANYADGVTSAPLGEMIDFAKASGRAATFLGVQPNYTSHVVRSDADGNVLGIEHVTEIGLRINGGFFVLNERVFDYMQPGDDLMGDPAHRMTAAGELGTFMHNGFWACMDTFKEKQLLEDIHSGGGAPWEVWSHDPPYTGDGASPAVSASGAAPQAPIPAPEA